One part of the Dyadobacter sp. 676 genome encodes these proteins:
- a CDS encoding DUF3299 domain-containing protein: MRAFVILLVSLCAFTTAPIQVNWKRLADVQFTRKLNKELSMYFLYPTFGPSVNALQGKEISIRGYMIPVDENDNIYVISAKPMAACFFCGGAGPESIIELQFRKRKQHFRTDEVRTVRGKLLLNASDVDHLNYILKDAEVTD; this comes from the coding sequence ATGAGGGCGTTTGTAATCCTGCTGGTTTCCCTCTGTGCATTCACGACCGCGCCTATACAAGTCAACTGGAAGCGGTTAGCCGACGTGCAATTCACGCGGAAACTGAACAAAGAATTGAGCATGTATTTTCTCTACCCCACTTTCGGGCCGTCGGTGAATGCGTTGCAGGGGAAAGAGATCAGCATCCGCGGCTATATGATTCCGGTAGATGAAAACGACAATATTTATGTGATTTCCGCAAAACCGATGGCCGCCTGCTTCTTTTGCGGCGGTGCGGGCCCCGAATCGATTATCGAGTTGCAATTCCGGAAGAGGAAACAACACTTCCGCACGGACGAGGTAAGAACAGTCCGGGGAAAACTGTTGCTCAATGCGAGCGACGTCGATCACCTTAACTACATTCTGAAAGACGCCGAGGTGACCGACTGA
- a CDS encoding TonB family protein has translation MAEISPNATLDDIVFADRNKAYGAFELRQGYRRDVTKATIIGAALFVLAMFTPSIINSLTAGKEEEAPMVEVDLMKIPPPPIDPAEPPPPPPPPVEAPKVNTVKFLPPEVKKDEEVPEEVPPPTVEEIKEAVVADKTVEGDPNANEIIVAPEAVAAPSKGTVVEAAPEPEKVFTVVEQQPEFPGGTAEMYKYLGKNIKYPSAASRANVSGRVFLSFVVNTDGSIQDVQVLKGLGFGCDEEAIRVVKAMPKWKPGKQSGRAVRVKYNLPINFQLE, from the coding sequence ATGGCAGAGATAAGCCCGAATGCAACACTGGATGATATAGTGTTTGCGGATCGTAATAAGGCGTACGGAGCTTTTGAACTTCGTCAGGGATATCGCAGAGATGTGACGAAGGCCACGATAATCGGAGCTGCTCTTTTTGTTCTTGCTATGTTTACACCGTCGATCATCAACAGCTTGACGGCAGGCAAGGAGGAAGAGGCACCAATGGTTGAAGTGGATTTGATGAAGATCCCGCCGCCGCCAATTGACCCGGCAGAGCCGCCGCCACCACCGCCACCACCAGTGGAGGCACCCAAGGTGAATACAGTGAAGTTCTTGCCTCCTGAGGTTAAGAAAGATGAAGAGGTTCCCGAAGAGGTTCCACCACCAACAGTAGAAGAAATCAAAGAAGCTGTTGTTGCTGACAAAACCGTGGAGGGTGACCCTAATGCGAATGAAATCATCGTTGCGCCCGAAGCTGTTGCTGCGCCTAGCAAAGGAACAGTAGTAGAAGCAGCCCCTGAACCTGAAAAGGTATTTACAGTGGTTGAGCAACAACCGGAATTTCCAGGAGGTACCGCAGAAATGTACAAGTACCTTGGAAAAAATATCAAATACCCAAGTGCGGCATCCCGTGCTAACGTTTCAGGAAGGGTGTTCTTGTCCTTCGTGGTTAACACAGATGGAAGTATCCAGGATGTGCAGGTTTTGAAAGGATTGGGTTTTGGTTGCGATGAAGAGGCGATCCGCGTAGTGAAAGCTATGCCGAAATGGAAGCCTGGAAAGCAGTCAGGACGTGCAGTTCGTGTAAAATATAACTTGCCGATCAACTTCCAATTGGAGTAA
- a CDS encoding biopolymer transporter ExbD, with amino-acid sequence MGKVRPKKHAPHTDMTAMTDVAFLLLTFFIMTATFKSNDAEITTPTSISQIKVPDDDIMVISIDKTGKVFFGVDAQPTRVAMLDNIGQAKGITFTDTEKAKFALQSSFGFPLNQLKPWLNMPKEQMSQVKQPGIPVDSTGASELADWVYAARKANNGLRIALKGDNLAKFPAFKDVLANLQSQNINKFNLITGSEQAPAGYTNE; translated from the coding sequence ATGGGAAAGGTAAGGCCTAAGAAACATGCGCCGCATACTGATATGACGGCCATGACGGATGTTGCCTTCTTGCTCTTGACGTTCTTCATTATGACGGCGACTTTTAAGTCGAACGATGCGGAGATTACAACACCTACATCGATTTCGCAGATCAAAGTCCCTGATGATGATATCATGGTCATCAGCATCGACAAAACCGGCAAAGTATTCTTCGGGGTTGATGCTCAACCCACAAGGGTAGCGATGCTGGACAACATCGGACAGGCAAAAGGTATCACGTTTACGGATACTGAAAAAGCCAAGTTCGCCCTTCAATCGAGTTTCGGGTTCCCATTGAACCAATTGAAGCCATGGTTGAACATGCCGAAGGAGCAAATGAGTCAGGTTAAACAGCCTGGTATTCCGGTTGACTCCACAGGCGCAAGCGAACTTGCTGACTGGGTGTATGCAGCTCGTAAGGCTAACAACGGCTTGCGGATCGCATTGAAAGGAGACAACCTCGCGAAGTTTCCTGCGTTCAAAGACGTATTGGCTAACCTTCAGTCGCAGAACATCAACAAGTTCAACCTGATTACGGGTAGTGAACAAGCACCGGCCGGTTATACAAACGAATAA
- the gatC gene encoding Asp-tRNA(Asn)/Glu-tRNA(Gln) amidotransferase subunit GatC, with the protein MKIDQESLNKIAHLARLEIRPGEETALLQSMDSVLTWMDQLNEINTQGVEPLTHVLDEENNWREDKGANTLSREQALFNAPSKNSTYIMVPKVIE; encoded by the coding sequence ATGAAGATCGATCAGGAGTCGCTTAACAAGATTGCACACCTCGCACGCCTTGAAATCAGGCCGGGGGAAGAAACGGCGCTCTTGCAGAGTATGGACTCGGTTCTTACTTGGATGGACCAGCTCAATGAAATCAATACGCAGGGAGTGGAACCTTTGACGCACGTGCTCGACGAAGAAAATAACTGGCGGGAAGATAAGGGCGCCAATACGCTCTCCCGCGAGCAGGCCCTGTTCAATGCACCGTCGAAAAACAGTACCTATATAATGGTACCCAAAGTGATTGAGTAA
- the lptB gene encoding LPS export ABC transporter ATP-binding protein produces the protein MILRTENLVKKYGVRLVNNNVSYQVEQGEIVGLLGPNGAGKTTSFYMAVGLVKPNSGKVYLDDKDITNLPMYKRARLGLGYLAQEASVFRTLTVEENIKAVLEMTDLSHADQKRKVEELIEEFHLGHVRKSKGMVLSGGERRRTEIARSLAVDPKFILLDEPFAGVDPIAVEDIQSIVAKLKHKNIGILITDHNVNETLSITDRAYLLFEGKILKQGTAEELAEDEVVRRVYLGQNFELKRKI, from the coding sequence ATGATACTAAGAACTGAAAACCTTGTTAAGAAATACGGGGTTCGTCTTGTTAATAATAATGTGAGCTACCAGGTCGAGCAGGGTGAGATCGTAGGGCTGCTCGGGCCGAACGGCGCGGGAAAGACGACTTCATTTTATATGGCGGTAGGCCTGGTAAAACCGAATAGCGGCAAAGTATACCTCGACGACAAGGACATTACCAACTTGCCCATGTACAAGCGTGCGCGTCTCGGGCTGGGCTATCTTGCGCAGGAAGCTTCGGTTTTCAGGACATTAACGGTGGAAGAGAACATCAAGGCTGTCCTCGAAATGACCGATCTCTCCCACGCCGACCAGAAACGAAAGGTGGAAGAGCTGATCGAGGAATTTCACCTTGGACACGTCCGTAAAAGCAAAGGAATGGTACTCTCGGGCGGCGAGCGCCGCCGGACCGAAATAGCGAGGTCACTGGCCGTCGATCCGAAGTTTATTTTGCTCGACGAGCCTTTCGCGGGGGTAGACCCCATCGCCGTGGAGGATATCCAGAGCATTGTCGCGAAGCTCAAACACAAGAATATCGGCATCCTTATTACCGACCACAACGTAAACGAAACGCTCTCCATCACCGACCGCGCCTATCTGCTGTTCGAAGGAAAAATACTGAAACAGGGAACGGCAGAGGAACTGGCGGAAGATGAAGTGGTGCGGCGCGTTTATCTGGGACAAAACTTCGAACTGAAAAGGAAGATCTGA
- a CDS encoding biopolymer transporter ExbD, whose amino-acid sequence MAAIEESGGGGHGKGDGKVRAKKMSTRVDMTPMVDLGFLLITFFMLATTMSKPTSMSLAVPDKTEDQEKPTEPLKASKVLTLFMGANDDVYYLDGIAADDDKAATELKTTRYGHDLRSVIFASQKRINAANPKDKDGNEAFVVVIKPTAVSTYKNMVDVLDEMAITKTKRYALVDNLTDSEKKLLGDKVIPKN is encoded by the coding sequence ATGGCAGCAATTGAAGAATCCGGTGGTGGTGGGCACGGTAAAGGTGATGGTAAGGTAAGGGCCAAGAAAATGTCCACCCGTGTGGATATGACCCCAATGGTGGACCTAGGATTTTTGCTTATTACTTTTTTCATGCTGGCGACAACCATGTCCAAGCCGACATCCATGTCGCTCGCTGTGCCTGATAAAACCGAAGATCAGGAAAAACCGACGGAACCTTTGAAAGCATCGAAAGTGCTTACCCTTTTTATGGGGGCTAACGACGATGTGTATTATCTGGATGGTATCGCTGCGGATGATGACAAAGCAGCCACTGAGTTGAAAACGACCCGTTACGGTCATGATCTCAGAAGCGTGATTTTCGCATCCCAGAAGCGTATCAACGCAGCTAATCCAAAGGATAAAGACGGTAATGAAGCGTTTGTGGTAGTAATCAAACCAACGGCGGTATCAACCTATAAGAATATGGTGGACGTACTGGACGAAATGGCGATTACAAAAACCAAACGTTATGCACTCGTGGACAATCTAACCGATTCGGAAAAGAAACTCCTGGGCGACAAGGTAATACCCAAAAACTAG
- the ruvX gene encoding Holliday junction resolvase RuvX: MPRLLAIDYGAKRSGIAVTDPLKIIATALDTVPTHQLTDFLKKYMSGEQVEAFVVGMPKKLDNTDSENAARVSAFVKTLQKTFPEIPVHLHDERFTSSMALQSMIAAGSKKSDRRDKGNIDKVSATIILQSFMESGR; encoded by the coding sequence ATGCCACGTCTTCTGGCGATCGATTACGGTGCCAAACGCAGCGGAATAGCCGTTACGGACCCGTTGAAAATTATTGCGACCGCGCTCGATACGGTCCCCACTCATCAACTGACCGATTTTCTCAAAAAGTATATGTCGGGCGAGCAGGTGGAAGCATTCGTGGTTGGAATGCCAAAAAAACTGGACAATACCGACAGCGAGAATGCCGCAAGGGTTTCTGCATTCGTAAAAACGCTGCAAAAGACATTCCCCGAAATCCCGGTGCATTTGCACGATGAGCGCTTTACATCGTCCATGGCGCTGCAATCGATGATCGCTGCCGGGTCAAAAAAAAGCGACCGGCGTGATAAAGGCAACATCGATAAGGTAAGCGCCACAATCATTCTGCAGTCCTTTATGGAAAGCGGAAGGTAG
- the recJ gene encoding single-stranded-DNA-specific exonuclease RecJ — protein sequence MIEKRWIHHPPFTSEQEQVAQRLAEALKVSPSLATLLVQRGILDFDQSRDFFRPEIRHLHDPFLMADMEKAVERLIEAIDSNEKILVYGDYDVDGTTSVALFYGFLKRIYPNLDYYIPDRYEEGYGVSWQGIEWAAANGFTLIVTLDCGVKSVDKVTAAAEKGIDFIICDHHRPGDELPPAVAVLDPKRDDCLYPYKELTGCGVGFKLLQAFCVRRGLDPGTLYDYLDLLVVSIASDIVPITGENRVLAFYGLQRLNTQPRTGIKALIQISGINGALDITNVVFGLGPRINAAGRVKHAKEAVRLLLSEIEEEAMEFAEEINRHNSERRNFDSSITEQALFMIENDEWFSNAKSTVLYKEDWHKGVIGIVASRCIEKYHRPTIILTQSHGKAAGSARSVPGFDVYEAIEECADLLEQYGGHTFAAGLTLPLDNVEAFRNRFNEIVSSRIQPDQLVPMINVDMLLDLETITPKFYNILRQMGPFGPGNMMPVFESRNITLVGRPTLMKEKHIKFEVRQNNSAIFTAVGFGMGHFYPDIVNGRPFSICYCLEENNFRDKKTLQLSLKDIKLH from the coding sequence ATGATTGAAAAGCGCTGGATACACCACCCTCCCTTCACCTCTGAACAAGAACAGGTTGCACAGAGACTTGCCGAGGCCCTGAAAGTAAGCCCCTCCCTGGCCACGCTTTTGGTGCAGCGCGGCATTCTCGATTTTGATCAGTCACGCGATTTTTTCCGCCCGGAGATCAGGCATTTACATGACCCGTTCCTAATGGCGGATATGGAGAAAGCCGTTGAGCGCTTGATCGAGGCTATCGATTCCAATGAGAAAATACTGGTTTACGGGGATTATGACGTAGACGGTACCACTTCCGTGGCATTGTTCTATGGTTTTCTGAAGAGGATTTACCCAAATCTGGACTATTACATTCCCGATCGCTATGAAGAGGGCTACGGTGTTTCCTGGCAAGGTATCGAATGGGCGGCGGCCAATGGCTTTACATTAATAGTAACCCTCGACTGTGGCGTAAAATCGGTGGACAAGGTTACCGCCGCCGCCGAAAAAGGGATCGACTTCATTATCTGCGACCACCACCGCCCCGGCGACGAGCTTCCGCCGGCAGTAGCGGTACTCGACCCCAAGCGGGACGACTGCTTATACCCTTACAAGGAGCTCACCGGCTGCGGCGTGGGCTTCAAGCTTTTGCAGGCATTTTGTGTCCGGCGAGGGCTCGATCCCGGAACGCTTTACGATTACCTGGATTTGCTGGTTGTCAGCATTGCTTCCGACATCGTCCCCATTACGGGCGAAAACCGTGTTTTAGCATTCTACGGCTTGCAAAGGCTCAATACCCAACCAAGGACCGGCATTAAAGCATTGATACAAATCTCAGGCATTAACGGTGCACTGGATATTACCAATGTTGTTTTCGGGCTCGGGCCCAGAATCAATGCGGCCGGACGCGTCAAACATGCAAAGGAAGCCGTAAGACTGCTACTTTCGGAAATCGAGGAAGAGGCAATGGAATTTGCCGAAGAGATCAACAGGCACAATAGCGAACGTCGCAATTTCGATTCGAGCATCACCGAACAGGCGCTTTTCATGATTGAAAACGACGAATGGTTTTCCAATGCAAAAAGTACCGTATTATATAAGGAAGACTGGCATAAAGGCGTAATCGGCATCGTGGCGAGCCGTTGTATCGAAAAATACCACCGTCCGACGATCATTCTGACGCAATCGCACGGAAAAGCTGCCGGGTCGGCGCGATCGGTGCCGGGTTTCGACGTGTACGAAGCCATCGAAGAATGCGCCGACCTCCTGGAACAATATGGCGGGCATACCTTCGCAGCAGGGCTGACACTGCCCCTGGATAATGTAGAAGCGTTCCGGAACCGGTTCAACGAAATTGTGAGCAGCCGAATCCAGCCTGACCAGCTCGTACCGATGATCAACGTCGATATGCTGCTCGACCTGGAAACAATTACACCGAAATTTTACAATATCCTTCGTCAGATGGGCCCGTTCGGGCCGGGAAACATGATGCCGGTATTCGAGTCGAGAAATATAACACTGGTAGGCCGCCCTACCCTGATGAAGGAAAAGCATATCAAATTTGAAGTAAGGCAAAACAATTCGGCGATCTTCACGGCTGTTGGCTTCGGAATGGGGCATTTTTATCCCGACATTGTCAATGGAAGGCCGTTTTCGATCTGCTATTGCCTTGAAGAGAACAACTTCCGTGACAAGAAAACCTTGCAGCTGTCGTTGAAAGACATCAAACTGCATTGA
- the recO gene encoding DNA repair protein RecO, producing the protein MLYKTRGIALSYIRYKESSIIAKIYTEAFGIQTYIVNGVRSSKSKTNRIAFFQPLTLLDMVVYHKSKEDTIHRISEIKCYAPFFSIPYDVIKSGLALFMTEMLGKTLREEENNEPLFHFIEQSVLYLDEAETGFENFHIQFLMQLAHFLGFGVETVEDLEGELKDNHYPHQPDAQEHTATAKMLENGYGLSIPLDRTRRISILEKMIFFYKIHMDALGEIRSLDVLREVLR; encoded by the coding sequence ATGCTTTATAAAACCCGCGGCATTGCGCTGAGCTACATCCGGTACAAGGAGTCTTCGATCATCGCGAAGATTTACACGGAAGCCTTTGGTATACAGACCTATATCGTTAACGGCGTCCGAAGCAGCAAGTCGAAAACCAACCGGATCGCGTTTTTCCAGCCACTTACATTGCTGGATATGGTGGTATACCATAAAAGCAAGGAGGATACGATCCACCGCATTTCCGAGATCAAGTGCTATGCCCCGTTCTTCTCGATTCCCTATGATGTAATAAAATCGGGCCTGGCGCTTTTTATGACCGAAATGCTCGGTAAAACTTTGCGAGAGGAAGAGAACAACGAGCCGCTGTTCCATTTTATAGAGCAATCGGTGCTGTATCTCGATGAGGCGGAGACCGGTTTCGAAAACTTCCATATCCAGTTTCTGATGCAGTTGGCGCATTTCCTGGGCTTTGGCGTAGAAACGGTCGAAGACCTTGAAGGTGAGCTGAAAGATAACCACTATCCGCATCAGCCCGACGCGCAGGAGCACACGGCCACAGCCAAAATGCTGGAAAACGGCTACGGATTGTCCATTCCGCTGGACAGGACGCGGCGGATAAGCATTTTGGAAAAGATGATTTTCTTTTACAAAATCCACATGGACGCCCTGGGGGAGATCAGGTCGCTCGACGTTTTGCGGGAAGTTTTGCGCTGA
- the def gene encoding peptide deformylase, which produces MIYPIVAYGDPILRKPTRFIEKDELDLKKLSEDMFETMHGANGVGLAAPQIGLNIRIFVVDATPFAEKDEDDDDEPDLSLADFKKTFINPEILEETGEEWAFEEGCLSIPGIRGDVYRPETLRIRYRDLDWNEHEETYSGMAARIIQHEYDHLLGKLFVDYLPTLKKQFIKKKLTDISRGNVDADYRMRFPNRR; this is translated from the coding sequence ATGATTTATCCAATAGTTGCATACGGTGACCCGATCCTGAGAAAGCCCACCCGTTTTATCGAAAAAGATGAACTGGACCTGAAGAAACTTTCGGAGGATATGTTCGAAACCATGCACGGTGCTAACGGCGTGGGCCTCGCCGCTCCGCAGATCGGTCTGAACATCCGTATTTTCGTAGTGGACGCTACGCCGTTCGCCGAAAAGGATGAAGACGATGACGACGAGCCGGATTTGTCATTGGCGGATTTCAAAAAGACATTCATTAACCCCGAAATACTGGAAGAAACCGGCGAGGAATGGGCGTTCGAAGAAGGTTGCCTGAGTATTCCGGGCATCCGGGGCGACGTGTACCGCCCCGAGACGCTGCGTATCCGTTACCGCGACCTCGACTGGAACGAGCATGAAGAAACCTATTCAGGTATGGCCGCCCGCATCATCCAGCACGAATACGACCATTTGCTGGGAAAGCTCTTCGTGGATTATTTGCCGACGCTCAAAAAACAGTTCATTAAGAAGAAACTGACTGATATTTCCAGGGGAAATGTGGATGCCGATTACCGCATGCGTTTTCCGAACCGCCGATAG
- a CDS encoding copper chaperone, which produces MRSFYSLSLSMVITFLHVACCLVPLLSLASLPVFDTFLTGHQRIFTILQWTIFFGLTGRLFAFYYWNKSFHGRMEALSYLAGWMITLSGLVINRWEPFKTERQVLAEQQFERLRSQRQLRIDLTGGYNEETLIADLHRIDGVRKESISLEANELTLSYHKDKVSAGEILELLKRKGYVK; this is translated from the coding sequence ATGCGAAGTTTTTACTCCCTCTCTTTGAGCATGGTGATCACCTTTCTGCACGTCGCCTGCTGCCTTGTGCCATTGCTTTCCCTGGCGTCCCTGCCGGTGTTTGACACGTTTCTGACAGGGCATCAGCGAATATTTACCATTCTGCAATGGACCATATTTTTTGGTTTAACCGGCAGGTTGTTCGCTTTTTACTATTGGAATAAAAGCTTTCACGGCAGGATGGAAGCATTGTCTTATCTGGCAGGCTGGATGATTACCTTGTCGGGGCTGGTTATCAACCGGTGGGAGCCATTTAAGACGGAACGCCAGGTTTTAGCGGAGCAGCAGTTCGAGAGACTCAGGTCCCAGCGTCAACTTCGCATTGATCTGACCGGCGGGTATAACGAGGAAACGTTGATAGCCGATCTGCATCGGATCGACGGCGTTCGCAAAGAAAGCATCAGCCTGGAAGCAAACGAATTAACGCTCTCGTATCATAAGGATAAGGTGTCCGCAGGTGAAATTCTCGAGTTATTGAAGCGGAAAGGATATGTGAAGTGA
- a CDS encoding amidohydrolase — MQENKEILSIALVQADLHWENVTANLASFEEKLAALSEPVDVIVLPEMFNTGFTMNTALAEPVNLTTTRWMKQIAKQTNALVVGSFAVNDKGSFFNRLFCVRPDGTYAQSDKRHLFRMGEENKYYTAGNSRLTIEWKGWKICPLVCYDLRFPVWSRNIQNDAYDILLYVANWPARRAHAWSTLLQARAIENQCYVVGVNRVGTDGNGLQYRGDSVALDYLGEPLVMLTNQETEKIVHISRTELAAYRQGFPALSDADDFEIRC, encoded by the coding sequence ATGCAGGAAAATAAGGAAATCCTTTCCATTGCATTGGTCCAGGCCGACCTCCATTGGGAAAATGTAACGGCTAACCTCGCGTCGTTCGAGGAAAAGCTTGCCGCATTGTCCGAGCCCGTGGACGTGATCGTGCTCCCGGAAATGTTCAACACCGGTTTCACGATGAATACCGCGTTGGCCGAGCCGGTGAACCTGACCACCACCCGCTGGATGAAGCAAATCGCAAAGCAGACGAACGCATTGGTGGTGGGAAGTTTCGCAGTAAATGACAAGGGCAGTTTTTTCAACCGCCTTTTTTGCGTACGCCCCGATGGCACCTATGCGCAAAGCGACAAGCGGCATCTCTTCCGGATGGGGGAGGAGAACAAATATTACACCGCGGGGAACAGCCGGTTGACGATCGAATGGAAGGGCTGGAAAATTTGCCCGCTGGTGTGCTATGATCTGCGGTTTCCGGTATGGAGCCGCAACATCCAAAATGATGCTTACGACATCCTGTTATATGTAGCGAACTGGCCCGCACGCCGCGCGCACGCGTGGAGCACGCTCTTGCAGGCGAGGGCAATCGAAAACCAGTGCTACGTGGTGGGAGTTAACCGCGTCGGGACCGACGGGAACGGTTTGCAATACCGCGGTGACTCCGTAGCGCTCGATTACCTGGGTGAGCCGCTTGTAATGCTCACGAACCAGGAGACCGAAAAGATTGTCCATATTTCAAGGACGGAGCTTGCCGCTTACCGGCAGGGCTTCCCCGCATTGTCGGACGCCGACGATTTTGAAATCCGTTGTTGA